From Streptomyces sp. NBC_00237, a single genomic window includes:
- a CDS encoding alpha/beta fold hydrolase — MREAVVTSGGDRMRWVELPGEEPCRVYVHGLGGVSGMFVEAAAHPALAGRRSLLVDLLGFGVSDRPDDFAYGLDDHAEALAALLREAGAAGAEVVGHSMGGAVALVLAERCPELVSKLVLVHANLDAITPAKGAPGSGGIAGYGSEEEFVSTGWGEEVRASAGETWWSTMKTAGARAVYRSAVGLTRGSEPVMRELLLGLKIPRAYVLPEGDAEFRGGEELVAAGVRVVAVPDCGHNVMTDNVDGFARAAAAVLEGEDG; from the coding sequence GTGCGGGAGGCGGTGGTGACGTCCGGCGGGGACCGGATGCGATGGGTGGAGCTGCCGGGCGAGGAGCCGTGCCGGGTGTACGTGCACGGGCTCGGCGGGGTCTCGGGGATGTTCGTCGAGGCGGCGGCGCATCCGGCGCTGGCCGGGCGGCGGTCGCTGCTGGTGGACCTGCTGGGGTTCGGGGTGAGTGACCGGCCGGACGATTTCGCGTACGGCCTGGACGACCACGCGGAGGCTCTCGCCGCTTTGTTGAGGGAGGCGGGGGCCGCCGGGGCCGAGGTGGTCGGGCACAGCATGGGCGGGGCGGTGGCCCTGGTGCTGGCCGAGCGGTGTCCGGAGCTGGTGTCGAAGCTGGTGCTGGTGCACGCCAATCTGGACGCGATCACCCCGGCGAAGGGCGCGCCGGGAAGTGGTGGCATCGCGGGGTACGGGAGCGAGGAGGAGTTCGTCTCCACGGGGTGGGGCGAGGAGGTGCGGGCCTCGGCGGGGGAGACCTGGTGGTCGACGATGAAGACCGCCGGGGCGCGGGCCGTCTACCGCAGTGCGGTCGGGCTGACGCGGGGGAGCGAGCCGGTGATGCGGGAGTTGCTGCTCGGCCTGAAGATACCGCGCGCCTATGTGCTGCCGGAGGGGGACGCGGAGTTCCGGGGCGGGGAGGAGCTGGTGGCTGCCGGGGTCCGGGTCGTCGCCGTGCCTGATTGCGGGCACAACGTCATGACCGACAACGTGGACGGGTTCGCGCGGGCTGCCGCCGCCGTGCTGGAGGGGGAGGACGGATGA